In Saccharicrinis carchari, a single window of DNA contains:
- a CDS encoding inositol monophosphatase family protein has translation MDLKTLCQSVVELAKNTGQYIRDESQNSKQIKTKGKNDFVTHVDKGAEERIVARLSELLPEAGFIAEEGSSTKVGDRYNWIIDPIDGTTNFIHGLFPHAISIALQDNDIKSKEIVLGVVYELGLNECFYSWKDAPAYLNGEVITVSQAPKIADSLLATGFPYANFERMEGFMKSLDYFMKNSHGLRRLGSAAVDLAYVACGRFEGFYEYGLQSYDVAAGAFLVQQAGGHNCDFSGGKNYLYGQEIISSNALIFKEFKKVIYNLMYGESE, from the coding sequence ATGGATTTAAAAACCTTATGCCAATCGGTTGTGGAATTGGCTAAAAATACAGGACAATATATACGCGATGAATCCCAAAACAGTAAGCAAATTAAAACCAAGGGCAAGAATGACTTTGTAACACATGTAGACAAAGGAGCCGAGGAACGCATCGTTGCCCGGTTATCGGAGCTATTGCCCGAAGCCGGTTTTATTGCTGAGGAGGGCAGCTCTACAAAAGTGGGCGATCGCTACAATTGGATTATCGACCCTATCGACGGCACTACCAATTTTATCCATGGCCTGTTTCCCCATGCCATTAGCATAGCGCTTCAGGATAATGATATTAAAAGTAAGGAAATTGTTTTAGGCGTAGTTTACGAGCTGGGCTTAAACGAGTGCTTTTATTCTTGGAAAGATGCCCCTGCCTATCTCAACGGTGAAGTAATAACGGTTTCTCAAGCGCCAAAAATAGCCGACAGCCTGTTGGCCACCGGGTTTCCCTATGCCAACTTTGAGCGGATGGAGGGTTTTATGAAATCGCTCGATTACTTTATGAAAAACTCACACGGACTGCGCAGGCTGGGCTCAGCAGCTGTAGACCTGGCCTATGTGGCCTGTGGTAGGTTTGAGGGCTTTTACGAGTATGGCCTGCAATCGTATGATGTAGCTGCCGGAGCATTTTTGGTGCAGCAAGCCGGCGGACATAATTGCGATTTTTCAGGTGGTAAAAATTACCTTTATGGTCAGGAAATAATTTCGAGTAACGCACTAATATTTAAGGAGTTTAAAAAGGTTATTTACAACTTAATGTATGGCGAAAGTGAATAA
- a CDS encoding bifunctional folylpolyglutamate synthase/dihydrofolate synthase, translated as MQYKEVLEFLFSQLPMYQRAGTVAYKANLNNTHKLDSYFNHPHKKFKTIHVAGTNGKGSTSHGIASVLYEAGYKVGLYTSPHLKDFRERIKINGICISEIEVINFVEKHQSIIKGVQPSFFEMTVAMAFHYFAMNKVDVAVIEVGLGGRLDSTNIIMPQCTVISNIGLDHTALLGDTIEEVAREKGGTIKANTPVVIGETDELTQKIFDAIAREKGAPIFYADKAFNIPVAMNGVDATQILQVYRKDSLEYPDLKLDLAGKYQQKNVKTILKTIEVLNEMGFNINRSHIYKGLRQVVANTGLMGRWQVLGANPAIICDTGHNAEGVKELMQQLSQTPFKELHMVWGMVNDKNIGRVLRLLPKDATYYFAKADIPRGLDVDILKKEAQKYGVIGNTYMSVEEALCKAKKNAGANDLIFIGGSTFVVAEVL; from the coding sequence ATGCAATATAAAGAGGTGTTGGAGTTTTTGTTTTCACAACTGCCAATGTATCAACGTGCGGGAACTGTTGCCTATAAGGCCAACTTAAATAATACGCATAAGTTGGATAGCTACTTTAACCATCCACACAAAAAGTTTAAAACAATACATGTGGCCGGAACCAATGGCAAAGGTTCTACATCGCACGGTATAGCCTCAGTTTTGTACGAAGCCGGTTATAAAGTGGGATTATACACTTCGCCTCATTTAAAAGATTTTAGAGAACGGATAAAAATTAATGGTATCTGCATATCGGAGATCGAAGTGATTAACTTTGTGGAAAAGCATCAGTCCATTATTAAAGGAGTGCAACCGTCGTTTTTTGAGATGACTGTTGCCATGGCTTTTCATTATTTTGCGATGAACAAGGTGGATGTAGCCGTAATTGAAGTAGGATTAGGGGGCAGGTTAGATTCTACCAATATTATAATGCCGCAATGCACTGTGATAAGTAATATTGGCTTGGATCATACTGCTTTGCTCGGGGATACAATTGAAGAGGTGGCTCGCGAAAAAGGCGGAACAATAAAGGCCAATACGCCGGTGGTAATTGGAGAAACAGATGAACTAACGCAAAAAATATTCGATGCAATAGCCAGAGAAAAGGGGGCTCCTATTTTTTATGCGGATAAAGCCTTTAATATACCGGTAGCGATGAATGGTGTTGATGCAACGCAAATTTTACAGGTGTATCGTAAAGATTCGTTGGAATATCCGGATTTAAAATTGGATTTAGCGGGTAAATATCAGCAAAAAAACGTAAAGACTATATTAAAAACAATAGAGGTATTGAATGAGATGGGTTTTAATATAAATAGGAGTCATATTTACAAAGGATTAAGGCAGGTTGTGGCAAATACCGGATTAATGGGTAGATGGCAGGTGTTGGGTGCCAATCCGGCAATAATATGCGATACCGGTCATAATGCAGAAGGTGTAAAAGAATTGATGCAGCAGTTAAGTCAAACACCATTTAAGGAGTTGCACATGGTTTGGGGTATGGTTAACGATAAGAACATTGGTAGGGTGTTGCGATTGCTTCCAAAAGACGCAACTTATTATTTTGCCAAGGCTGATATTCCGAGAGGATTAGATGTGGATATATTAAAAAAGGAAGCACAAAAGTATGGCGTAATCGGTAATACTTATATGTCGGTAGAAGAGGCACTGTGTAAAGCGAAAAAAAATGCGGGGGCTAATGATTTGATATTCATCGGAGGAAGCACATTTGTGGTGGCCGAAGTGTTGTGA
- a CDS encoding glycosyltransferase family 2 protein, whose translation MTKVAVVILNWNGEKLLNEFLPQVIANSQVEGVEIIVADNASTDASIQLLKTKFPTLSIIQLDKNYGFTGGYNRALKQVKAEHIVLLNSDIAPAPNWLPPLIEEMDAYSQTAICVPKIKSYREPAYFEYAGAAGGFIDKYGFPFCRGRIFNEIEEDKGQYNQSGAIFWASGAALMIRSKLFFECGGLDEDFFAHMEEIDLCWRLKNRGYQVKYIANSEVYHLGGATLDYQNPRKVYLNFRNNLFLLVKNIGKHKLLLKLTQRMLLDGIAAVKFLVSGEFRNISSVFMAHLSFYRLFGKMYRKRLNNLKKVKTTRHKEIYTKSVIVQFFIKNKKKFSELEGLG comes from the coding sequence ATGACCAAAGTAGCGGTTGTTATTTTAAATTGGAACGGAGAAAAATTACTGAACGAATTTCTCCCGCAAGTAATCGCCAACTCTCAAGTAGAGGGGGTAGAAATCATCGTGGCCGATAATGCTTCCACAGATGCCTCCATCCAATTGTTAAAAACCAAATTTCCAACACTAAGTATTATACAATTAGATAAAAACTATGGTTTTACGGGCGGATACAATCGCGCATTAAAGCAGGTTAAGGCTGAACATATTGTTCTTTTAAACTCGGACATCGCCCCGGCTCCCAACTGGCTTCCACCCTTAATAGAGGAGATGGATGCTTACTCCCAAACGGCTATTTGCGTTCCTAAGATAAAAAGCTATCGTGAGCCTGCCTATTTTGAATATGCCGGTGCAGCAGGTGGTTTTATCGATAAGTATGGCTTCCCCTTTTGCCGAGGCCGTATTTTTAATGAGATAGAGGAAGACAAAGGACAGTATAACCAATCGGGGGCTATATTCTGGGCCAGTGGAGCCGCATTAATGATTCGCTCAAAATTATTTTTTGAGTGCGGAGGACTGGATGAAGACTTTTTTGCCCATATGGAAGAAATTGACTTGTGCTGGCGATTAAAAAACAGGGGCTACCAGGTTAAATATATTGCCAACAGCGAGGTGTATCATTTGGGTGGTGCTACGTTGGATTATCAGAACCCCAGAAAAGTATATTTAAATTTCCGCAACAACCTTTTTCTTTTGGTCAAGAATATAGGCAAACACAAACTACTCTTAAAACTTACACAGCGCATGTTATTAGACGGTATAGCGGCTGTTAAATTTCTTGTTTCGGGCGAATTCCGTAACATCTCTTCCGTTTTTATGGCACATCTGAGCTTTTATCGTTTGTTTGGCAAAATGTATCGTAAAAGATTAAATAACCTAAAAAAGGTAAAAACAACCCGACACAAAGAAATTTACACGAAGTCGGTAATTGTTCAGTTTTTTATTAAAAACAAAAAAAAATTTAGCGAGTTAGAAGGCTTGGGATAA
- the mtaB gene encoding tRNA (N(6)-L-threonylcarbamoyladenosine(37)-C(2))-methylthiotransferase MtaB: MIDKSLFLEKKVAFHTLGCKLNFSETSTIARALTDEGFIKVKYDDFADVYVINTCSVTEIADKKCRYAINKAIRQNPNAFVVVTGCFAQLKPLSISKMEGVDLVLGSNEKFRIADYLGDLQKKASGEVHAGKIMTNKEFFPSYSMGDRTRTFLKVQDGCDYFCSFCTIPLARGKSRNADIKTTVQLAKKAASEGAREIILTGVNIGDFGKSTNENFFELIKELDKIKEIERFRISSIEPNLLSDDIIEFVAQSQRFMPHFHIPLQSGSNKVLAMMKRKYNRELFAQRVEKIKSLLPHAFIGVDVIVGVRGETGIHFNEALDFINELDISQLHVFTYSERPNTKALTIEHVVPISERKLRSQILHQVSDKKTRHFYGQFEGQTARVLFEGSENEGMMNGYTENYLKVKLPFDASLKNSIKQVKLKSFVPDEMVFDAVLMD, from the coding sequence ATGATTGATAAATCGTTGTTTTTAGAGAAAAAAGTTGCTTTTCACACCTTGGGCTGTAAATTAAACTTTAGCGAAACTTCAACTATAGCGAGAGCATTGACAGATGAAGGTTTTATAAAGGTAAAATATGACGACTTTGCCGATGTTTATGTTATAAACACTTGTTCGGTAACAGAAATTGCGGATAAAAAATGTCGTTATGCCATCAACAAAGCTATTCGGCAAAACCCCAATGCCTTTGTGGTAGTAACTGGCTGCTTTGCTCAGCTTAAGCCACTGTCTATTTCCAAAATGGAGGGGGTGGACCTGGTACTGGGCTCTAACGAAAAATTTAGAATAGCAGATTATTTAGGCGACCTCCAAAAGAAAGCATCGGGAGAGGTACACGCCGGTAAAATCATGACCAACAAAGAATTTTTCCCTTCTTATTCGATGGGTGACAGAACACGAACATTTTTAAAAGTACAGGATGGCTGCGACTACTTTTGCTCTTTCTGCACTATACCTTTAGCCCGTGGAAAAAGTAGAAACGCCGATATAAAAACTACCGTTCAACTGGCAAAAAAGGCCGCTTCGGAAGGTGCACGTGAAATTATCCTGACCGGGGTTAATATTGGTGACTTTGGAAAAAGTACCAACGAAAACTTTTTTGAGCTAATCAAAGAGCTTGACAAGATAAAAGAGATTGAAAGATTTAGGATATCAAGTATAGAACCCAACCTTTTATCGGACGATATAATTGAATTTGTGGCTCAATCGCAACGCTTTATGCCGCACTTCCACATCCCCTTGCAGTCTGGTTCAAACAAGGTGCTGGCTATGATGAAACGCAAATACAACCGCGAACTTTTTGCCCAGCGTGTAGAAAAAATTAAAAGCTTATTGCCACATGCTTTTATTGGTGTTGATGTAATTGTTGGGGTACGTGGCGAAACAGGTATTCATTTTAACGAAGCCCTTGATTTTATCAATGAGCTCGATATTTCGCAGCTTCACGTGTTTACCTATTCCGAAAGACCAAACACCAAAGCACTTACCATTGAACACGTAGTGCCCATTTCGGAGCGAAAGCTTAGGAGCCAGATATTACATCAGGTTTCCGACAAAAAAACACGCCACTTTTATGGCCAATTCGAAGGGCAAACTGCGCGTGTGCTTTTTGAAGGAAGTGAAAACGAGGGCATGATGAACGGCTATACCGAGAACTATTTAAAAGTAAAACTTCCTTTTGACGCATCATTAAAAAATAGTATTAAACAAGTAAAGCTAAAATCGTTTGTACCCGATGAGATGGTTTTTGATGCTGTATTGATGGATTGA
- a CDS encoding lysophospholipid acyltransferase family protein gives MAKVNNIGVKSGIFFIKLIGYLPFWALFLLSDAFYFLIRLSGYRKKTVMTNLRNAFPEKSEKEIQNIATKFYRHLCDLFFETFKLQSMSEAQMRQRVQISNAELLNRYYDEGKDVIAVLGHYGNWEWVPSINLFIKAQGCEVYHVIRNKEYDKYMLGLRSKWGTLNFPMKTSYRSMHKLKMENKRFVIGMISDQSPAKNKIQYFTRFLNQDTPVLLGTEKMAIKTNSPVVFFRFDKIKRGYYKLTVEPLIENPRETREYEITEIHTKHLENIIREKPEFWLWSHKRWKHKREDVMNATLSRNA, from the coding sequence ATGGCGAAAGTGAATAACATTGGGGTTAAATCAGGCATATTTTTTATTAAGCTAATCGGTTATTTACCTTTTTGGGCACTCTTCCTGCTTTCGGATGCTTTTTACTTTTTAATACGGTTATCCGGCTACCGAAAAAAAACGGTGATGACCAACCTGCGCAACGCCTTCCCAGAAAAATCAGAAAAAGAGATTCAAAACATCGCAACTAAATTTTATCGTCACCTGTGCGACTTGTTTTTCGAAACCTTTAAGCTGCAGAGCATGAGTGAGGCACAAATGCGTCAAAGAGTGCAAATATCTAATGCCGAATTGTTAAACCGATACTACGATGAAGGCAAAGATGTTATTGCAGTGCTGGGCCATTATGGCAACTGGGAGTGGGTGCCTTCCATCAACCTGTTTATAAAAGCGCAAGGGTGCGAAGTGTACCATGTTATAAGAAACAAGGAGTACGATAAATATATGCTGGGTTTAAGATCCAAATGGGGGACTTTGAATTTTCCCATGAAAACCTCTTACCGGTCGATGCACAAGTTAAAAATGGAAAATAAACGCTTTGTCATCGGAATGATATCTGACCAATCGCCTGCAAAAAATAAAATACAGTACTTTACCAGGTTTCTGAATCAGGATACTCCGGTTTTGCTGGGCACAGAAAAAATGGCCATAAAAACAAACAGCCCGGTAGTATTTTTTAGGTTCGACAAAATAAAACGTGGCTACTATAAGCTTACGGTAGAGCCCCTGATTGAAAATCCCCGCGAAACCCGTGAATATGAAATAACGGAGATACATACCAAACATTTAGAAAATATAATCCGGGAAAAACCGGAGTTTTGGTTGTGGTCGCACAAAAGATGGAAGCACAAAAGGGAAGATGTTATGAATGCCACCTTAAGCAGAAACGCATGA
- a CDS encoding UDP-N-acetylmuramoyl-tripeptide--D-alanyl-D-alanine ligase, whose amino-acid sequence MTNVKQLYPVFKQSSGVCIDTRKITKGCLFFALKGSNFNGNLFAKNAMEQGALKAVVDDATVAVNDDYILVDDVLATLQELATFHRMALGIPVLAITGSNGKTTTKELVKAVLGKKYRTFATAGNLNNHIGVPLTLLSLNEDTEMAVVEMGANHPGEIAFLCRIAQPNAGLITNVGKAHLEGFGSFEGVKKTKGELYRFIEDRNGVLFVNKCNAHLMGMLNRGAQLFLYGDDEECKVKLEKLNPTPNLSFAASVGKQQLNINTQLIGAYNLENALAALAVGSYFGVEVEDIAQGVSNYVPDNNRSQLVVSDTNKILLDAYNANPTSMLAALQNFMAIEEDNKVLILGEMKELGADSDKEHAAILDFLKKYKSVKAFLVGDSYKMLLKAEEEYSWFSNVNDLMSELEVEKPILHSFVLIKGSRSNQLEKLIGVL is encoded by the coding sequence ATGACGAATGTGAAACAACTGTACCCTGTTTTTAAACAAAGCTCCGGCGTATGCATCGATACCCGCAAGATTACAAAAGGATGCTTGTTCTTTGCCCTTAAAGGAAGCAATTTTAATGGTAATTTATTTGCTAAGAACGCGATGGAGCAAGGCGCTTTGAAAGCTGTAGTTGACGATGCAACAGTAGCTGTAAACGATGACTATATCTTGGTAGATGACGTTTTGGCCACCTTACAGGAGCTGGCTACCTTTCATAGAATGGCGTTGGGCATACCTGTTTTAGCCATAACCGGCAGCAATGGAAAAACAACTACCAAGGAGTTGGTAAAGGCCGTGCTGGGTAAAAAGTATCGTACCTTCGCCACTGCGGGTAATTTGAATAACCATATTGGGGTACCGTTAACTTTGTTGTCATTAAACGAGGATACTGAAATGGCTGTGGTTGAAATGGGGGCAAACCATCCAGGCGAAATTGCATTTTTATGCCGGATAGCCCAACCCAATGCCGGATTGATAACCAATGTGGGTAAGGCACATCTCGAAGGATTTGGCTCTTTTGAGGGGGTGAAAAAAACAAAGGGAGAGCTGTATCGCTTTATTGAAGATCGTAATGGAGTTCTTTTTGTGAATAAATGCAATGCGCATTTGATGGGGATGCTTAATCGTGGCGCGCAACTGTTTTTATATGGCGATGACGAGGAGTGTAAAGTTAAACTGGAAAAATTAAACCCTACACCTAACTTATCGTTTGCGGCAAGTGTAGGTAAGCAACAGTTGAATATTAATACGCAATTGATAGGGGCTTATAACCTTGAGAATGCCTTGGCAGCCTTGGCCGTTGGTAGCTACTTTGGTGTGGAGGTTGAGGATATAGCGCAGGGGGTAAGCAACTATGTTCCCGATAATAATCGTTCGCAATTGGTGGTTTCGGATACCAATAAGATACTCTTGGATGCCTATAATGCCAACCCTACCAGCATGTTGGCTGCACTCCAAAACTTTATGGCTATTGAGGAAGATAATAAAGTGCTTATTTTGGGCGAGATGAAAGAATTGGGTGCCGATAGTGATAAGGAGCACGCAGCAATATTGGATTTTTTGAAAAAGTACAAATCGGTAAAAGCTTTTTTAGTGGGCGATAGTTATAAAATGCTTTTAAAAGCAGAGGAAGAATATAGCTGGTTTAGTAATGTAAACGATTTAATGTCTGAATTAGAAGTAGAGAAGCCTATCCTGCATTCTTTTGTTTTGATAAAAGGATCGCGCAGCAATCAACTGGAGAAACTGATAGGGGTGCTATAA
- a CDS encoding PhoH family protein, translating into MSTKSKIFILDTNVILHDHKCIYNFKDNDVIVPIVVLEELDKFKKGTDQIHYQAREFVRNLNEIAGEQLFNEGVSLGEKRGKLFVATGKPFTQAMEDSFFEKSADHRILAIALYVKEKFAGRTVTLITKDINLRMKAKSLGLKSEDYTTDQVKDIDVLDRGVQIIDNFDTTIIDTLYNSDGVAEGAFPQQDLPANQFFVLRNGNKSVLATYDPFSKSIKRVEKQGAFGIEPRNAEQTFALSALSNPDIKLVSLTGKAGTGKTLLALASALQQNKSYKQILLARPIVSLANRDLGFLPGDVNEKIGPYMQPLFDNLSVIKHGHGIKSRENVMIEEMQRDNQLMITPLAYIRGRSLSDVFFIVDEAQNLTPHEVKTVITRAGAGTKIIFTGDIEQIDSPYLDKTSNGLAYMTEKMKGQDIFAHVNLIKGERSYLAELASDLL; encoded by the coding sequence ATGTCCACTAAAAGCAAGATTTTTATTTTGGATACAAATGTAATTCTTCACGACCACAAATGTATATACAACTTTAAGGATAATGATGTAATTGTACCTATTGTAGTGCTCGAAGAGCTGGACAAATTTAAAAAAGGTACCGACCAAATCCATTATCAGGCAAGAGAATTCGTCCGTAACTTAAACGAAATAGCCGGCGAACAACTTTTTAACGAAGGGGTTTCCTTGGGGGAGAAACGAGGTAAACTTTTTGTAGCTACGGGTAAACCTTTTACGCAAGCTATGGAGGACTCCTTTTTTGAAAAATCAGCCGATCACAGAATTTTGGCCATCGCACTGTACGTAAAGGAAAAGTTCGCAGGACGAACCGTCACCTTGATTACCAAGGACATTAATTTACGGATGAAGGCTAAATCGCTGGGTTTAAAAAGCGAAGATTATACCACCGACCAGGTAAAGGATATCGACGTACTGGACAGGGGAGTTCAGATTATTGATAACTTTGACACCACAATAATAGATACCCTCTACAACTCAGATGGAGTTGCTGAAGGTGCTTTTCCCCAACAGGATTTACCCGCCAACCAATTTTTTGTGTTACGCAATGGTAACAAGAGTGTACTTGCCACTTACGATCCCTTTTCCAAATCTATAAAAAGAGTTGAAAAACAGGGTGCTTTTGGGATTGAGCCCCGGAATGCCGAACAAACTTTTGCCCTAAGCGCGTTATCCAATCCCGACATTAAATTGGTATCATTAACAGGAAAGGCCGGAACAGGCAAAACCTTATTGGCTTTGGCTTCGGCCTTACAACAAAACAAAAGTTACAAACAGATATTACTGGCTCGCCCCATCGTTTCGTTAGCCAACAGAGATTTGGGTTTCCTGCCGGGGGATGTGAACGAAAAGATTGGCCCCTATATGCAGCCCTTGTTTGATAACTTGAGTGTAATAAAACATGGCCATGGTATTAAAAGTCGCGAAAACGTAATGATTGAAGAAATGCAACGGGATAACCAATTAATGATAACACCATTGGCATACATTAGGGGCAGGAGTTTATCCGATGTATTTTTTATTGTAGATGAAGCACAAAATCTCACCCCACATGAAGTTAAAACTGTGATTACACGGGCTGGTGCCGGTACAAAAATTATTTTCACCGGCGACATCGAACAAATTGACTCGCCCTATCTCGACAAAACATCCAATGGTTTGGCTTATATGACCGAGAAAATGAAAGGACAGGATATCTTTGCCCATGTGAACCTTATCAAAGGCGAAAGGAGTTATTTGGCTGAATTAGCCAGCGACTTGTTGTAG